A genome region from Streptomyces sp. NBC_01296 includes the following:
- a CDS encoding lactate utilization protein B encodes MTGTFMGMPAFPEAAREAVGDGALRANLRRATHTIRDKRARAVAELADWDRLRAAGKAVKDHTLRHLDRYLLRLEESVTAAGGTVHWAADADEANRIVTGLVLATGHREVVKVKSMATQEIGLNEALEAAGIAAYETDLAELIVQLGHDRPSHILVPAIHRNRAEIRDIFEAEMGSWGLPAPDGLGDDPRELAEAARLHLREKFLRAKVGVCGANFMVAETGTMVVFESEGNGRMCLTLPETLISVVGIEKVVPTFRDLEIFLQTLPRSSTAERMNPYTTMWTGLGPSRGADGDGPSAFHLVLLDNGRTDTLADAVGRQALRCIRCSACLNVCPVYERAGGHAYGSVYPGPIGAILSPQLRGTGSEIDASLPYASTLCGACYEVCPVAIDIPEVLVHLRERVAQGGPVTREGIRVRIRPAHGHTAERAAMRAARLLLDHPGALRAGERLLARARRLRPRRLPGPGRAWTDTRDLPEPPPQPFRDWWARERGGRA; translated from the coding sequence ATGACGGGCACGTTCATGGGCATGCCGGCGTTCCCGGAGGCGGCGCGCGAGGCCGTCGGGGACGGGGCGCTGCGCGCCAACCTCCGCCGCGCCACCCACACCATCCGCGACAAACGGGCCCGGGCCGTCGCCGAGCTGGCCGACTGGGACCGGCTGCGCGCGGCGGGCAAGGCCGTCAAGGACCACACGCTGCGCCACCTGGACCGCTACCTGCTCCGGCTGGAGGAGTCCGTGACGGCAGCGGGCGGCACCGTCCACTGGGCGGCCGACGCCGACGAGGCCAACCGGATCGTGACCGGGCTGGTGCTGGCCACGGGCCACCGGGAGGTGGTCAAGGTCAAGTCCATGGCCACCCAGGAGATCGGCCTCAACGAGGCCCTCGAGGCCGCCGGGATCGCCGCGTACGAGACGGACCTGGCCGAGCTCATCGTCCAGCTCGGCCACGACCGCCCCTCGCACATCCTGGTCCCGGCCATCCACCGCAACCGGGCCGAGATCCGGGACATCTTCGAGGCGGAGATGGGGAGTTGGGGCCTCCCGGCGCCGGACGGGCTCGGCGACGACCCGCGCGAGCTCGCCGAGGCGGCGCGCCTGCACCTGCGCGAGAAGTTCCTGCGCGCGAAGGTCGGGGTCTGCGGCGCCAACTTCATGGTCGCCGAGACGGGCACGATGGTCGTCTTCGAATCCGAGGGCAACGGCCGCATGTGCCTGACCCTGCCCGAGACCCTGATCTCGGTGGTGGGCATCGAGAAGGTCGTGCCGACCTTCCGGGACCTGGAGATCTTCCTCCAGACGCTGCCGCGCTCGTCCACGGCCGAGCGGATGAACCCGTACACGACGATGTGGACCGGGCTGGGCCCTTCGAGGGGGGCTGACGGCGACGGACCCTCCGCCTTCCACCTCGTCCTCCTCGACAACGGCCGCACCGACACCCTCGCCGACGCGGTGGGCCGCCAGGCCCTGCGCTGCATCCGCTGCTCCGCCTGCCTGAACGTCTGCCCGGTGTACGAGCGCGCCGGCGGCCACGCCTACGGCTCGGTCTACCCCGGCCCGATCGGCGCCATCCTCAGCCCCCAACTGCGGGGTACGGGCAGTGAGATCGACGCCTCGCTGCCCTACGCATCCACCCTGTGCGGGGCCTGCTACGAGGTCTGCCCGGTCGCGATCGACATCCCCGAGGTCCTCGTCCACCTGCGCGAACGGGTGGCCCAGGGCGGCCCGGTGACCCGCGAGGGCATCCGCGTCCGGATCCGCCCCGCGCACGGCCACACCGCCGAGCGGGCCGCGATGCGGGCCGCCCGGCTGCTCCTGGACCACCCGGGCGCGCTGCGCGCGGGGGAACGCCTCCTGGCCAGGGCCCGCAGACTGCGGCCCCGCCGCCTGCCGGGCCCCGGCCGGGCATGGACGGATACCCGGGACCTCCCGGAGCCCCCGCCGCAGCCGTTTCGCGACTGGTGGGCCCGCGAGCGGGGAGGCCGGGCATGA
- a CDS encoding (Fe-S)-binding protein → MRAALFVTCVNDALYPRTGIAVVRLLERLGVDVDFPAAQSCCGQPQYNTGYRRESEPLLRRTAEAFAGYPYVVTPSGSCAAMVRAHYPRIARLAEQEGRGSGLAALTGDLVPRVHELTEFLVDVLGVTDVGAYFPHTVTYHPSCHGLRGLGLGDRPRRLLAAVKGLDLVELPGAEECCGFGGTFAVKNPDVSAAMGTDKIDSAVGTGADVLCGADNSCLAHLGGILRRRGEAMRALHLAEILASTEEEPLR, encoded by the coding sequence ATGCGTGCCGCCCTGTTCGTCACCTGCGTCAACGACGCGCTGTACCCCCGGACCGGCATCGCCGTCGTACGCCTGCTGGAGCGGCTCGGCGTCGACGTGGACTTCCCGGCGGCCCAGAGCTGCTGCGGCCAGCCGCAGTACAACACCGGCTACCGGCGCGAGAGCGAACCGCTGCTGCGGCGCACCGCCGAGGCCTTCGCGGGGTACCCGTACGTGGTCACCCCGTCGGGTTCCTGCGCCGCGATGGTCCGCGCCCACTACCCGCGCATCGCCCGCCTGGCGGAGCAGGAGGGGCGGGGCTCCGGGCTGGCGGCGCTGACCGGGGACCTCGTACCGCGCGTCCACGAGCTGACCGAGTTCCTGGTGGACGTACTCGGGGTGACCGATGTGGGCGCGTACTTCCCGCACACCGTCACCTATCACCCCTCTTGTCACGGCTTGCGGGGGCTCGGGCTGGGGGACCGGCCGCGGCGGCTGCTCGCCGCCGTCAAGGGCCTGGACCTGGTCGAGCTGCCCGGCGCCGAGGAGTGCTGCGGCTTCGGCGGCACCTTCGCCGTCAAGAACCCGGACGTGTCCGCGGCGATGGGCACCGACAAGATCGACAGTGCGGTGGGGACGGGCGCGGACGTCCTGTGCGGGGCCGACAACTCCTGCCTGGCCCACCTCGGCGGGATCCTGCGCCGCAGGGGAGAGGCGATGCGGGCCCTGCACCTCGCCGAGATCCTGGCCTCGACGGAGGAGGAACCGCTGCGATGA
- the cobF gene encoding precorrin-6A synthase (deacetylating), with the protein MKKFSVIGIGAGDPDHLTLQAVRAIGAADAFLILEKGEEKADLTGLRRAMLDEHARPGHRLVEGRDPDRDRTPDRYAPTVDGWRSARAEIFERFIAEDLADGETGAFLVWGDPSLYDSTLAILDEVLERGRVAFEHEVVPGISSISSLLARHRTNLNRVGRPVQITTGRRLAEGWPQDVDDVVVMLDARHAFTAHLDQDLFIYWGAYVGTPDEILVSGKLAEVAGRIEELRTEARARKGWIMDTYLLRRG; encoded by the coding sequence GTGAAGAAGTTCTCAGTGATCGGCATAGGCGCGGGCGACCCGGACCACCTGACCCTCCAGGCGGTCAGGGCGATCGGCGCGGCGGACGCATTCCTCATCCTGGAGAAGGGCGAGGAGAAGGCGGATCTGACCGGGCTGCGGCGCGCGATGCTCGACGAGCACGCCCGCCCCGGCCACCGGCTCGTGGAGGGCCGCGACCCGGACCGGGACCGGACCCCGGACCGGTACGCGCCGACGGTGGACGGCTGGCGCAGTGCGCGGGCCGAGATCTTCGAGCGGTTCATCGCCGAGGACCTGGCGGACGGCGAGACCGGGGCGTTCCTGGTCTGGGGCGACCCCTCGCTGTACGACTCCACGCTCGCCATCCTGGACGAGGTGCTGGAGCGGGGGCGGGTGGCGTTCGAGCACGAGGTGGTGCCCGGCATCAGCAGCATCTCCTCGCTGCTGGCCCGGCACCGGACCAACCTGAACCGGGTCGGCCGGCCCGTCCAGATCACCACCGGGCGGCGCCTCGCCGAGGGCTGGCCGCAGGACGTGGACGACGTGGTGGTGATGCTGGACGCGCGGCACGCCTTCACCGCCCACCTCGACCAGGACCTCTTCATCTACTGGGGCGCCTACGTCGGCACCCCGGACGAGATCCTGGTCTCGGGGAAGCTGGCGGAGGTCGCCGGCCGGATCGAGGAGCTCCGGACCGAGGCCCGCGCCCGCAAGGGCTGGATCATGGACACGTACCTGCTCCGGCGCGGCTGA
- a CDS encoding aminotransferase class V-fold PLP-dependent enzyme: MTDPTAPAAPLRPAAPAVFPAGPGLFRLDPEVAHLNHGSFGAVPLPVQEAQAALRAELHADPDAFFIGAADRIAGARARVARHFGADPDGMAFIANATEGANLALDAVPFADGDEILVTDHGYGTVVAAAARRARVNTVALDPYLPDEEAVRETVLAGLTPRTKVALLDHISSPTARLIASPRLLADLAARGVTTIVDGAHVPGMVADPLAGGADFWFGNLHKWGYAPSGSAVLAVAPAHRGRVRALVPSWEDADGFPRSVENRATADYTGWLAAPEGLDLLDRLDAAKVRAHNSALAAHGAALLGEIPGLTPLPYTEGLAMRSLRLPPGTAETPEAARALRERIAAEQGIRVLVWPWPGGGGIRVCGQVYNRPEEYERLAAVLPGYVG, encoded by the coding sequence GTGACCGACCCGACCGCCCCCGCCGCTCCGTTGCGTCCTGCCGCCCCCGCCGTGTTCCCCGCGGGACCCGGGCTGTTCCGGCTGGATCCGGAGGTCGCCCACCTCAACCACGGGTCCTTCGGCGCCGTACCGCTCCCCGTGCAGGAGGCCCAGGCCGCGCTCCGGGCGGAGCTGCACGCCGATCCGGACGCCTTCTTCATCGGCGCCGCGGACCGGATCGCCGGGGCCCGCGCCCGTGTCGCACGGCACTTCGGCGCCGACCCCGACGGCATGGCCTTCATCGCCAACGCCACCGAGGGCGCCAACCTCGCCCTCGACGCCGTCCCGTTCGCCGACGGTGACGAGATCCTGGTCACCGACCACGGCTACGGCACGGTCGTCGCGGCCGCCGCCCGCCGCGCGCGGGTCAACACCGTCGCGCTGGACCCGTACTTGCCCGACGAGGAAGCCGTACGCGAGACCGTGCTGGCCGGGCTGACGCCCCGTACCAAGGTGGCGCTGCTCGACCACATCAGCTCGCCCACCGCCCGGCTCATCGCCTCGCCCCGGCTGCTCGCCGACCTGGCCGCCCGCGGGGTCACCACCATCGTCGACGGGGCGCACGTCCCCGGCATGGTCGCGGACCCGCTCGCCGGGGGCGCCGACTTCTGGTTCGGCAACCTGCACAAATGGGGGTACGCCCCCTCCGGCAGCGCCGTCCTCGCCGTCGCCCCCGCACACCGCGGCCGGGTCCGGGCGCTGGTGCCCTCCTGGGAGGACGCGGACGGGTTCCCCCGCTCCGTCGAGAACCGCGCCACCGCCGACTACACCGGATGGCTCGCCGCCCCCGAGGGCCTGGACCTCCTCGACCGGCTCGACGCCGCGAAGGTACGGGCCCACAACAGCGCCCTCGCCGCCCACGGCGCGGCCCTGCTCGGCGAGATCCCCGGGCTCACCCCGCTCCCGTACACCGAGGGCCTCGCGATGCGCTCCCTGCGGCTGCCGCCCGGCACCGCCGAGACCCCGGAGGCCGCCCGCGCCCTGCGCGAGCGGATCGCGGCGGAGCAGGGCATCCGGGTGCTGGTCTGGCCCTGGCCGGGCGGCGGCGGCATCCGCGTCTGCGGGCAGGTCTACAACCGGCCCGAGGAGTACGAGCGCCTCGCCGCCGTACTCCCCGGCTACGTGGGATGA
- a CDS encoding glycoside hydrolase family 71 protein — protein MSSHRRRRRFRGRPLLTLPAAALLLVGVCAAAGIAWDPFARASGQEGASAAAIGTPWSAGPETSSGGPAPSPTAPASPAPGGSPGGEGPGSAAGAGDAGGQRPAGALPFDLPGPAALRSGGAGRKLVFAHYFTPYPLSLDNASADADYYTRNYLNPGGENGKHERYGGLLRDRPLPVRPKEGNWERANLEQEVRTARAAGLDGFTLDMLSLSGPNRDRAHLLMEAAHAVDPAFKIMLMPDMTSLNTDDPGVLADAVAALGKAPAAHRLGDGRLVVSPFKAEAKDVAWWTQFLDLLGTRHGIRTAFVPTFLDFDANSARFAPISHGFSEWGSRSYVGQESATRDVQRAHGMGKIWMQPVSVQDARPNQGIYDEAGNTATLRSTWTHAIDDGADWVQLTTWNDYSEGSQFAPSLHNGYAYLDLSSYYLTKFKTGSWPKIVRDTLYVSARTQFAAADPTGAQSLVMSLRKGSAAPRDSVEVLSFLTAPATVRTAVGTAQDEYEAPAGIHCALLPLRPGTSSAVVVRDGKPGTEVKLPYAADRTVQVQDLQYYAVTSGRD, from the coding sequence ATGAGTTCGCACCGCCGCCGCCGGAGGTTCCGGGGCCGGCCGCTGCTGACCCTGCCGGCCGCCGCCCTCCTCCTCGTCGGCGTCTGCGCCGCCGCCGGCATCGCCTGGGACCCGTTCGCGCGGGCCTCCGGCCAGGAGGGGGCCTCCGCCGCCGCAATCGGCACGCCCTGGTCCGCAGGCCCCGAAACGAGCTCCGGGGGCCCCGCCCCGAGCCCCACCGCTCCGGCCTCGCCCGCCCCCGGCGGGAGCCCGGGCGGAGAGGGCCCGGGCAGCGCCGCCGGTGCGGGGGACGCCGGCGGCCAACGGCCTGCCGGAGCCCTGCCCTTCGACCTGCCCGGGCCGGCCGCCCTGCGCAGCGGCGGCGCGGGCAGGAAGCTGGTCTTCGCGCACTACTTCACCCCGTACCCGCTCTCGCTGGACAACGCGAGCGCCGACGCCGACTACTACACCCGCAACTACCTGAACCCGGGCGGGGAGAACGGCAAGCACGAGCGGTACGGCGGCCTGCTGCGCGACCGGCCGCTGCCCGTCCGGCCCAAGGAGGGCAACTGGGAACGCGCCAACCTCGAACAGGAGGTGCGCACCGCCCGCGCCGCCGGCCTCGACGGGTTCACGCTCGACATGCTCTCCCTGTCCGGGCCGAACCGGGACCGCGCCCACCTCCTGATGGAGGCCGCCCATGCGGTCGACCCCGCGTTCAAGATCATGCTGATGCCGGACATGACCTCGCTGAACACCGACGACCCCGGCGTGCTCGCCGACGCCGTCGCCGCCCTCGGCAAGGCCCCCGCCGCGCACCGCCTCGGCGACGGCCGGCTCGTCGTCTCCCCCTTCAAGGCGGAGGCGAAGGACGTCGCCTGGTGGACGCAGTTCCTCGACCTCCTGGGGACCCGGCACGGCATCCGCACCGCCTTCGTCCCGACGTTCCTCGACTTCGACGCCAACAGCGCGCGGTTCGCGCCGATCAGCCACGGCTTCTCCGAGTGGGGCAGCCGCAGCTACGTCGGCCAGGAGAGCGCCACCCGCGACGTGCAGCGGGCCCACGGCATGGGCAAGATCTGGATGCAGCCCGTGTCGGTCCAGGACGCCCGCCCCAACCAGGGCATCTACGACGAGGCCGGCAACACCGCCACCCTGCGCTCCACCTGGACGCACGCCATCGACGACGGCGCCGACTGGGTGCAGCTCACCACCTGGAACGACTACTCGGAGGGCAGCCAGTTCGCGCCCTCCCTGCACAACGGGTACGCGTACCTGGACCTTTCCTCGTACTACCTGACCAAGTTCAAGACGGGCAGCTGGCCGAAGATCGTCCGCGACACCCTGTACGTCTCGGCCCGCACCCAGTTCGCCGCGGCCGACCCCACCGGCGCCCAGTCGCTCGTGATGTCCCTGCGCAAGGGCAGCGCGGCGCCGCGCGACTCGGTGGAGGTGCTCAGCTTCCTGACGGCCCCGGCGACCGTCCGTACGGCGGTGGGCACGGCCCAGGACGAGTACGAGGCCCCGGCGGGCATCCACTGCGCACTGCTGCCGCTGCGCCCGGGCACCAGCTCGGCGGTGGTGGTCCGCGACGGCAAGCCCGGCACGGAGGTGAAACTGCCCTACGCGGCGGACCGCACGGTCCAGGTCCAGGACCTGCAGTATTACGCCGTCACCAGCGGGCGCGACTAG
- a CDS encoding family 2B encapsulin nanocompartment shell protein: MTTPEAPTPEAEEAARQAALSTAAARNLATTTKSVPQMQGISSRWLLRVLPWVNVGAGTYRVNRRLSHAVGRGRVSFVQTGADDVRILAPTLGELPTLKGFQDQEVLEDLAVRFVKRDLRAGDTLVEEGAPVEEVFVIAHGRLEKRARGKYGAPDVLGVVADGDQLGDDALGRPEPRWDYSVRAATAAAVMVLRWRAFQEVLERSAALRAHLGQYVENGRRPVNRRGEADIELASGHAGETLLPGTFVDYDLSPREYELSLAQTVLQIHTRVADLYNEPMDQFEQQLRLTVEALRERQEWELVNNREFGLLHNAVYEQRINTWSGPPTPDDLDELVTMRRGTKVLLAHPKAIAAFFRECNKRGLVPENAEVQGKSVPAWRGIPLLPCGKIPIVGGHTSSILALRTGEEHEGVIGLRPTAIPEEYEPGLNVRYMGIDQRSIMSYLVSAYYSTAVLVPDALGVLENVNVAAARS, from the coding sequence ATGACCACCCCCGAAGCCCCCACCCCCGAGGCCGAAGAGGCGGCCCGGCAGGCCGCCCTCAGCACCGCGGCCGCCCGCAACCTCGCGACCACCACCAAGTCCGTCCCCCAGATGCAGGGCATCAGCTCCCGCTGGCTGCTGCGCGTACTGCCCTGGGTGAACGTCGGCGCGGGCACCTACCGCGTCAACCGGCGCCTGAGCCACGCCGTGGGCCGCGGCCGGGTCTCCTTCGTGCAGACCGGCGCCGACGACGTGCGGATCCTCGCCCCCACCCTGGGCGAACTCCCCACCCTCAAGGGCTTCCAGGACCAGGAGGTCCTCGAGGACCTCGCCGTGCGCTTCGTCAAACGGGACCTGCGCGCCGGCGACACCCTGGTCGAGGAAGGGGCCCCCGTCGAGGAGGTCTTCGTCATCGCCCACGGCCGCCTCGAGAAGCGCGCCCGGGGCAAGTACGGCGCGCCGGACGTCCTCGGCGTCGTCGCCGACGGCGACCAGCTGGGCGACGACGCCCTCGGCCGGCCCGAACCGCGCTGGGACTACTCCGTGCGGGCCGCCACCGCCGCCGCCGTGATGGTGCTGCGCTGGCGCGCCTTCCAGGAGGTCCTGGAGCGCTCCGCCGCCCTGCGCGCCCACCTCGGACAGTACGTGGAGAACGGCCGCCGCCCGGTCAACCGGCGCGGCGAGGCCGACATCGAGCTCGCCTCCGGCCACGCGGGCGAGACCCTGCTGCCCGGCACCTTCGTCGACTACGACCTCAGCCCGCGCGAGTACGAACTCTCCCTCGCCCAGACCGTCCTGCAGATCCACACCCGCGTCGCCGACCTCTACAACGAGCCGATGGACCAGTTCGAGCAGCAACTGCGCCTGACCGTCGAGGCGTTGCGCGAGCGCCAGGAGTGGGAGCTCGTCAACAACCGGGAGTTCGGGCTGCTGCACAACGCCGTGTACGAGCAGCGCATCAACACCTGGTCCGGGCCGCCCACCCCCGACGACCTCGACGAGCTGGTCACCATGCGCCGCGGCACCAAGGTGCTGCTGGCCCACCCCAAGGCCATCGCCGCCTTCTTCCGCGAGTGCAACAAGCGCGGGCTCGTCCCCGAAAACGCCGAGGTACAGGGCAAGTCGGTACCCGCCTGGCGCGGGATCCCGCTGCTGCCCTGCGGCAAGATCCCGATCGTCGGCGGTCACACCAGCTCGATCCTCGCGCTGCGGACCGGCGAGGAGCACGAGGGCGTCATCGGCCTGCGCCCGACCGCGATCCCCGAGGAGTACGAACCCGGCCTGAACGTCCGCTACATGGGCATCGACCAGCGCTCGATCATGTCCTACCTGGTCAGCGCCTACTACTCGACGGCCGTTCTCGTCCCCGACGCCCTCGGGGTCCTGGAGAACGTGAACGTCGCGGCCGCCCGCTCCTGA
- a CDS encoding family 2 encapsulin nanocompartment cargo protein terpene cyclase, which translates to MQKHPPAADPAPPVPARAALLARLRGGPGGPGTSTLRIRPALPPPLPAPAAVPAPAPAAVPAPAAPGRSRGNPAVPELYCPPPQRDDPALAEAVEDRLVAWAEETGIYAGRLDEVRALSLGRYTMLTYAHVEDPDRLLAPAKCTLAQWATDDYYCDDESAGAVPLQIATHLSQALAAIDPAHLPARYAPLLEQAMRADPVLVALRSGTEHLSRYATRSQLTRYRHEMAALFCGYTAEAGWRVSGRTPPVWEFLAVRQDNSFLPAMVMLDPAGGYELPVEAYADPRVRGAVLKAASASVIVNDLYSMHREDESAAVNYNLPALIEAEEGCSRAEAVRRSAELHDELVHAFEEESALLAAAGFPPLIRFLADVWAWLGGNLEWHRTTARYHPAGRAPARDGSPEHGSTQGPEQGPEHGPTHGGTPA; encoded by the coding sequence ATGCAGAAGCATCCGCCCGCTGCCGACCCCGCCCCTCCCGTTCCGGCCCGCGCCGCGCTGCTGGCCCGGCTCCGCGGGGGTCCCGGCGGACCGGGCACCAGCACCCTGCGCATCCGTCCCGCCCTCCCGCCCCCGCTCCCGGCCCCGGCCGCCGTCCCCGCGCCGGCCCCTGCGGCCGTACCGGCCCCCGCGGCGCCCGGGCGGTCCCGGGGGAACCCCGCCGTCCCCGAGCTGTACTGCCCGCCCCCGCAGCGCGACGATCCGGCCCTCGCGGAGGCGGTGGAGGACCGGCTCGTCGCCTGGGCCGAGGAGACCGGGATCTACGCCGGCCGGCTGGACGAGGTACGGGCGCTCTCGCTCGGCCGGTACACCATGCTCACCTACGCCCACGTCGAGGACCCGGACCGGCTGCTCGCCCCCGCCAAGTGCACCCTCGCCCAGTGGGCCACCGACGACTACTACTGCGACGACGAGAGCGCCGGCGCCGTCCCGCTGCAGATCGCCACGCACCTGTCCCAGGCCCTGGCCGCCATCGACCCGGCCCATCTGCCCGCCCGCTACGCGCCCCTGCTGGAGCAGGCCATGCGTGCCGACCCGGTCCTCGTCGCGCTGCGCTCCGGCACCGAGCACCTGTCCCGGTACGCCACCCGCTCCCAGCTCACCCGCTACCGGCACGAGATGGCCGCGCTCTTCTGCGGCTACACCGCCGAGGCCGGCTGGCGGGTCTCCGGTCGCACCCCGCCCGTCTGGGAGTTCCTCGCCGTCCGCCAGGACAACAGCTTCCTCCCCGCCATGGTGATGCTCGATCCGGCGGGCGGCTACGAGCTCCCGGTCGAGGCGTACGCCGACCCGCGCGTGCGGGGCGCCGTCCTCAAGGCCGCCTCCGCCAGCGTCATCGTCAACGACCTCTACTCCATGCACCGCGAGGACGAGAGCGCAGCCGTCAACTACAACCTGCCCGCGCTGATCGAGGCCGAGGAGGGCTGCTCGCGGGCCGAGGCGGTGCGCCGCTCCGCCGAGCTCCACGACGAGCTCGTGCACGCCTTCGAGGAGGAGTCGGCGCTGCTCGCCGCGGCCGGGTTCCCGCCGCTGATCCGCTTCCTGGCCGACGTATGGGCCTGGCTCGGCGGAAATCTGGAATGGCACCGCACCACCGCCCGCTACCACCCCGCGGGCCGGGCCCCGGCCCGGGACGGCAGCCCGGAGCACGGCTCGACGCAAGGCCCGGAGCAAGGCCCGGAGCACGGCCCGACGCACGGAGGGACCCCGGCATGA
- a CDS encoding family 2B encapsulin nanocompartment shell protein — protein MSVDPTTEESAAAHPTRGARQSLSTDAARNLATTTKSAPQMQGISSRWLLKILPWVQTSGGTYRVNRTVSYTLGDGRISFVKTGSELRVIPPMLRELGMLRHFPDDAVVKSIADRFVKEEFRKGDVIVRSGEPVDKIYLIAHGRIERLGAGAYGDEASLGVLSDGDHFGHHPLPDARWEFTARAQTDVVTMTYNRGNWDEALNRSPALRRHAEAYLEAERVGRKGSEAVDLSAGHTGEAMLPGTYVDYDLSPREYELSVAQTVLRVHTRVADLYNQPMNQSEQQLRLTIEALKERQESELVNHPEFGLLHNAAYEQRIYARTGPPTPDDMDELLSRRRGSQYFLAHPRTIAAFGRECSRRGLYPASVEFQGHSMPSWRGVPLLPCNKIPVTKERTSSILVMRTGEDNEGVIGLHQPGLPDEYQPGLSVRFMSINEQAIVSYLVTAYYSAAILVPDAVGVLENVEISRFDD, from the coding sequence ATGTCTGTCGACCCGACGACCGAAGAGAGCGCCGCCGCACACCCGACCCGGGGCGCCCGCCAGAGCCTCAGCACCGATGCGGCCCGGAACCTGGCCACCACGACCAAGTCCGCCCCGCAGATGCAGGGCATCAGCTCCCGCTGGCTGCTGAAGATCCTCCCGTGGGTCCAGACCAGCGGCGGCACCTACCGGGTCAACCGCACGGTCAGCTACACCCTCGGCGACGGGCGCATCAGCTTCGTCAAGACCGGGTCCGAACTCCGGGTCATCCCGCCCATGCTGCGCGAGCTCGGCATGCTCCGGCACTTCCCCGACGACGCGGTCGTCAAGTCGATCGCGGACCGGTTCGTCAAGGAGGAGTTCCGCAAGGGCGACGTGATCGTCCGCAGCGGCGAACCCGTCGACAAGATCTACCTCATCGCCCACGGCCGCATCGAGCGGCTCGGCGCCGGCGCGTACGGGGACGAGGCGAGCCTCGGCGTCCTCAGCGACGGCGACCACTTCGGCCACCACCCGCTGCCGGACGCCCGCTGGGAGTTCACCGCCCGGGCCCAGACCGACGTGGTGACCATGACGTACAACCGGGGCAACTGGGACGAGGCGCTGAACCGCTCCCCCGCCCTGCGCCGGCACGCCGAGGCCTACCTGGAGGCGGAGCGCGTGGGCCGCAAGGGCAGCGAGGCCGTGGACCTGTCGGCCGGCCACACCGGCGAGGCCATGCTGCCCGGCACGTACGTCGACTACGACCTGAGCCCCCGCGAGTACGAACTGAGCGTCGCCCAGACCGTGCTGCGGGTCCACACCCGCGTCGCCGACCTCTACAACCAGCCGATGAACCAGTCGGAGCAGCAGCTGCGGCTGACGATCGAGGCCCTCAAGGAGCGCCAGGAGAGCGAGCTGGTCAACCACCCGGAGTTCGGGCTGCTGCACAACGCCGCATACGAACAGCGGATCTACGCCCGCACCGGCCCGCCCACCCCGGACGACATGGACGAACTGCTCAGCCGGCGGCGCGGCTCCCAGTACTTCCTCGCGCACCCGCGCACGATCGCCGCGTTCGGCCGCGAGTGCAGCAGGCGCGGGCTGTACCCGGCTTCCGTCGAGTTCCAGGGGCATTCGATGCCCTCCTGGCGCGGGGTGCCGCTGCTGCCCTGCAACAAGATCCCGGTCACGAAGGAGCGGACCAGTTCGATCCTGGTCATGCGCACCGGCGAGGACAACGAGGGGGTCATCGGGCTGCACCAGCCGGGCCTGCCCGACGAGTACCAGCCGGGCCTGTCCGTCCGGTTCATGAGCATCAACGAGCAGGCGATCGTCTCCTACCTGGTCACCGCCTACTACTCGGCGGCCATCCTGGTGCCCGACGCCGTCGGGGTGCTGGAGAACGTAGAGATCTCGCGCTTCGACGACTGA